From Denitrovibrio acetiphilus DSM 12809, the proteins below share one genomic window:
- a CDS encoding glycosyltransferase family 4 protein, which translates to MKIALIVEQNFYGMHVGVRNLILTVYLRLIKNGHKVDFVTFYNSNNKLIWCKYWFDINHILNNFSNSDVYYVGTPNEVLQKYQRHEHEIYSFKTNDKILSTTIGQSLDAESYDACFFTTPWLDLHGETVNIKKKFGIVYDLIPNIFTVTKENKHFIFANQHLEGFRMFNRVCDKTLCISKATSQAYNDYLAFDSLALPPCVPNYIDFKFADQLEKTNNTVVLAGPFDVRKGLYRIADLLNGAVEHIDEIIIYGKQRCSDEELRAFINKLTGIDKIHWYESVTSKTLAELYKKSKVLIFPSDEEGLGLPLIEAQLHGCRVLCTNFSSAAELLVDGYKVLPNEQSENDVEMLINMLNEDYDYKQLLEKSRNFYNILHLDEFLDNILTGD; encoded by the coding sequence ATGAAAATTGCGCTGATAGTTGAACAAAATTTCTATGGAATGCATGTTGGCGTCAGAAACCTGATTCTGACAGTCTACCTACGCTTGATCAAGAACGGACACAAGGTAGATTTTGTTACTTTTTACAACTCAAATAACAAGTTAATCTGGTGCAAATACTGGTTCGACATCAATCATATACTAAACAACTTTTCAAATTCAGATGTGTATTATGTAGGTACTCCAAATGAGGTATTACAAAAATACCAAAGACATGAGCACGAAATATATTCATTTAAGACAAATGACAAGATCTTATCAACAACAATCGGGCAGTCACTTGATGCAGAATCCTACGATGCTTGTTTTTTCACAACACCATGGCTGGACCTGCACGGAGAAACAGTAAACATAAAAAAGAAATTTGGGATTGTTTATGACCTTATCCCTAATATTTTCACTGTCACCAAGGAAAATAAGCATTTTATCTTTGCCAATCAGCATCTGGAAGGTTTTAGAATGTTCAATAGGGTCTGCGATAAGACGCTTTGCATATCTAAAGCTACATCGCAGGCTTATAACGATTATCTTGCGTTTGATTCGCTTGCTTTGCCCCCTTGTGTGCCAAACTACATAGATTTCAAGTTTGCAGATCAATTAGAAAAAACTAACAATACAGTGGTACTTGCTGGTCCGTTCGATGTGAGAAAAGGCTTATACCGCATAGCAGATTTGCTTAATGGTGCTGTGGAGCACATTGATGAAATTATCATTTATGGAAAGCAGCGCTGCTCCGACGAAGAGCTTCGTGCTTTCATAAACAAACTCACCGGTATCGATAAAATACATTGGTACGAAAGTGTTACATCAAAGACACTTGCAGAACTATACAAGAAAAGCAAAGTACTGATATTCCCTTCTGACGAAGAAGGATTGGGGCTGCCGCTGATAGAAGCACAGCTCCATGGATGCAGAGTGCTTTGCACCAATTTCAGCTCTGCTGCAGAGCTTCTGGTTGATGGGTATAAGGTTCTGCCTAATGAGCAGAGCGAAAATGATGTAGAAATGCTCATCAATATGCTAAACGAAGATTACGATTACAAACAATTACTGGAAAAATCCAGAAATTTCTATAATATACTTCACCTTGATGAATTTTTAGACAACATACTTACTGGAGATTAG
- a CDS encoding FkbM family methyltransferase gives MIIDVGANHGDFAIDAAERNPQEIVIAIEPIPELCDKISALIKNKNLQNVKIVRCAIDVEKRIDTLNVAKHADWGVSSLLEFNHDNISKDEYWKTRNDMYFDEKIEVEVKRMDDVLDELGINERINFIKIDVQGFDLNVLKSLGNKAELVDAGMIEVSIVKEEQLYVTDLADTVMDAFFWLSENNFEVYALKPNDPASKELNLFFRKKGIDHKEIEDRYNLKGIHMYDGKHYWHYPSDKLEFVEEKFVNTDNQLAKANNRIAAYQNLIKNLNQAILGTAEEQNDPDNYNLLHNTIRLAEDYKNVVARCESQERELQTLKKNLGVKLFIKMSEKLRRK, from the coding sequence ATGATAATTGACGTTGGTGCCAATCATGGGGACTTTGCTATTGATGCAGCCGAAAGAAATCCACAGGAAATAGTAATCGCCATAGAACCGATACCTGAGCTTTGCGACAAGATATCGGCATTAATAAAAAATAAAAATCTGCAAAACGTTAAAATAGTCCGTTGCGCCATAGATGTTGAAAAGCGGATAGATACTCTTAATGTTGCAAAACATGCCGACTGGGGTGTGTCCAGCTTACTGGAATTCAACCACGACAACATCAGCAAGGATGAATACTGGAAAACCCGTAATGACATGTACTTTGACGAAAAAATCGAAGTTGAAGTCAAAAGAATGGACGACGTTTTAGATGAGTTAGGTATAAACGAGAGAATCAATTTTATAAAAATAGATGTACAGGGGTTTGACCTTAACGTGCTCAAATCACTTGGTAATAAAGCAGAGTTGGTTGACGCAGGCATGATAGAAGTCAGTATTGTGAAAGAAGAACAACTTTATGTGACCGATCTGGCAGACACTGTTATGGATGCCTTCTTCTGGCTGAGTGAGAATAACTTTGAAGTTTATGCCCTAAAGCCGAATGATCCTGCATCGAAAGAGCTCAATCTGTTCTTTCGAAAAAAAGGTATAGACCATAAAGAGATTGAGGACAGATACAACCTCAAAGGCATACACATGTATGACGGAAAGCATTATTGGCATTACCCATCTGACAAGCTTGAGTTCGTTGAAGAAAAGTTTGTGAACACAGACAATCAACTAGCTAAAGCTAATAACAGAATTGCAGCCTATCAAAACCTGATCAAAAACCTAAATCAAGCCATCTTAGGAACTGCTGAAGAACAAAATGACCCTGATAACTATAATTTATTACACAATACTATCAGACTTGCTGAAGACTATAAAAACGTAGTAGCAAGATGTGAGTCCCAGGAGAGAGAACTGCAAACGCTGAAAAAGAACCTTGGCGTTAAGCTTTTCATAAAAATGAGTGAGAAATTAAGGAGAAAGTAA
- a CDS encoding glycosyltransferase family 2 protein has protein sequence MLNIMIPMAGENKFFPEGEFVYPKPLIEINGEMMIQHVIENLQKIDDDVVFTFVVNNSDCAKFHLDNTLNLLTDGKCNIVKVTGETKGAICSCLLGIDNIDNNDQLIIANMDQVINADLRDCVKKLSQFDAGVIAFESTHPRWSYVRQDENNMVVETAEKRPISKSAIAGFYYFKHGKDFVKAAMRTIEKDASLNGMFYTSATLNELVLDNKNIGLVHIENKDYVTFYTPRKVKEYESRLICN, from the coding sequence ATGCTTAATATAATGATTCCGATGGCGGGGGAGAATAAGTTTTTCCCTGAGGGTGAATTCGTTTATCCAAAGCCTCTGATTGAAATCAACGGCGAAATGATGATTCAGCATGTCATAGAGAATTTGCAGAAGATTGATGATGATGTTGTTTTTACTTTTGTTGTAAACAACTCTGACTGTGCTAAGTTTCATCTGGATAATACACTGAACCTGCTTACCGACGGTAAATGTAATATTGTCAAAGTCACAGGCGAAACAAAAGGTGCTATCTGCAGTTGTTTGCTTGGGATTGACAACATAGATAACAACGATCAACTTATTATCGCCAATATGGATCAGGTGATCAATGCTGACCTTCGTGATTGTGTGAAAAAGCTTTCGCAGTTTGACGCTGGCGTCATAGCTTTTGAGTCCACACACCCACGCTGGTCGTATGTTCGACAGGATGAAAACAACATGGTGGTTGAGACCGCTGAAAAAAGACCAATCAGCAAAAGTGCTATTGCAGGCTTTTACTATTTCAAGCATGGCAAAGACTTTGTCAAGGCAGCTATGCGCACAATAGAGAAGGATGCTTCCTTAAACGGAATGTTCTACACATCTGCTACGCTCAATGAGCTAGTTCTGGATAATAAGAATATTGGACTTGTGCACATTGAAAACAAAGATTATGTGACATTCTATACCCCTAGAAAGGTAAAAGAGTACGAGTCCAGACTCATCTGTAACTAA
- a CDS encoding ABC transporter ATP-binding protein, with product MSRIAARNINKTYKYYKSEISRFLSWFGFNSTPSESYEVLKDISFFVEPGEALGVVGENGAGKSTLLKVLTGIVKPTSGEVQVNGRVAAILELGMGFNMDFTGRQNAKNALGMMGFSPSEIDRVLPEVEDFAEIGEYFDQSARMYSSGMLARVAFAVAIAFTPDVLIVDEALSVGDVYFQGKCFQKMLDIKNSGTSILLVSHDMQSVCSFCDRALLLKKGTVAAYGTPKDIAQKYERMVNSYSNRDVEIEPLNTARQVETDTVKAKLIKAEILGKDGENKKNFVSEEGVSLQFSYQILEDLNDAHFGIRITDRLGNSAFETNTYCMREQGKQLKKGDIAEVSFDFDINIISGAYTVDVAIANEGHSDTFFREYISMDNNVLIIDVVPNKDSIIYHGYCNLKPKVTVRSV from the coding sequence ATGAGCAGGATCGCAGCTAGAAATATCAATAAGACATATAAATATTATAAAAGTGAGATCAGCAGATTTCTTTCTTGGTTCGGGTTTAATTCCACACCGTCAGAAAGCTATGAGGTTCTGAAAGATATCAGTTTCTTTGTAGAACCCGGTGAGGCTCTCGGTGTTGTCGGTGAAAACGGTGCAGGAAAGAGCACTCTGCTGAAAGTTCTCACCGGAATTGTAAAACCAACTTCTGGAGAAGTGCAGGTGAATGGTCGCGTTGCAGCCATACTGGAGCTTGGAATGGGCTTCAACATGGACTTTACCGGCAGGCAAAATGCAAAAAATGCACTTGGCATGATGGGGTTTTCTCCTTCGGAGATCGATAGAGTGCTACCAGAAGTTGAAGATTTTGCTGAAATTGGTGAGTATTTTGATCAGTCTGCCAGAATGTACAGCAGCGGGATGCTGGCAAGGGTTGCCTTTGCAGTGGCGATCGCATTCACTCCCGATGTTCTGATTGTAGATGAGGCATTGAGTGTCGGAGATGTATATTTTCAGGGGAAATGCTTCCAAAAAATGCTAGACATAAAAAACAGTGGTACGAGTATATTGCTTGTATCCCACGATATGCAGTCGGTATGTTCCTTTTGCGACAGAGCTCTGCTGCTAAAGAAAGGGACTGTTGCTGCATACGGAACACCAAAAGACATTGCTCAGAAATACGAAAGAATGGTCAATTCTTACTCCAACAGAGATGTGGAGATAGAGCCGCTGAACACCGCGCGCCAAGTAGAGACTGATACAGTAAAAGCTAAGCTCATCAAAGCAGAAATTCTGGGAAAAGATGGCGAAAATAAAAAGAATTTTGTCAGTGAAGAAGGTGTAAGCCTGCAATTCTCTTATCAGATATTAGAAGATCTGAATGACGCTCATTTCGGCATAAGGATCACAGACAGGCTTGGTAACTCTGCTTTTGAAACCAATACATACTGTATGCGTGAGCAGGGCAAACAGCTGAAGAAGGGCGATATTGCAGAAGTAAGCTTCGATTTTGACATCAATATCATATCGGGCGCTTACACGGTGGATGTTGCCATTGCAAACGAAGGACATAGTGACACATTCTTTAGAGAGTATATATCCATGGATAATAATGTTCTGATCATTGATGTGGTACCTAACAAAGACAGTATTATTTACCACGGATACTGCAACCTGAAGCCAAAAGTCACTGTCAGGAGCGTGTAA
- a CDS encoding phosphomannomutase/phosphoglucomutase: MFKAYDVRGRVPEELNEEIAYRIGAAYAEVIKPEKVVVGMDVRDSSEMLSAALAKGLTDMGVDVYDIGLCGTEEVYFSTFHYKLDGGIMVTASHNPLGYNGMKFVREQSKPISGDSGLNDIRDLVLGDIVFNPTPNKGKIEKLSHRDEYIKHLLGYVDTASLTKLKIAADPGNGCAGVVMEEIEKFLPFEFVHVHYQPDGTFPNGIPNPLLEENRASTAEAVKSSGADLGIAWDGDFDRCFFFDENGEFIEGYYLVAMLAEEMLKSDKGAKIVHDPRLMWNTVDVVNAAGGEPVMSKTGHAFIKERMRLENAVYGGEMSAHHYFRDFAYCDSGMIPWLLVVSLLSKKGCSLSSLVEGYIAKFPCSGEINSTVDDAKAKINMIEEKYKDAAVDVDYTDGLSMAFENWRFNLRMSNTEPLLRLNVESKGDIALMEEKRDELLKLIRNN, from the coding sequence ATGTTTAAAGCTTATGACGTGAGAGGAAGAGTTCCTGAAGAACTGAATGAAGAGATTGCATACCGCATAGGTGCTGCTTATGCGGAAGTTATAAAGCCTGAAAAGGTAGTTGTAGGAATGGATGTCAGAGATTCTAGCGAAATGCTCTCCGCTGCTCTGGCAAAGGGTCTGACCGATATGGGTGTCGATGTTTACGACATTGGGCTCTGTGGTACAGAGGAAGTCTACTTTTCTACATTCCACTACAAACTGGACGGAGGGATCATGGTGACAGCCAGTCACAACCCTCTGGGATACAACGGAATGAAGTTTGTCCGTGAGCAGTCGAAGCCTATATCCGGCGACAGCGGGCTGAACGACATCCGCGACCTTGTGCTGGGTGACATAGTCTTTAACCCTACACCAAACAAAGGAAAAATAGAAAAACTGAGCCACAGAGATGAATACATCAAGCATCTTCTGGGCTATGTAGATACAGCATCACTCACCAAGCTGAAGATAGCTGCAGACCCTGGTAACGGATGTGCGGGTGTGGTGATGGAAGAGATCGAAAAGTTCCTGCCGTTTGAGTTTGTGCATGTGCACTATCAGCCGGACGGGACATTCCCTAATGGCATCCCGAACCCACTGCTGGAGGAGAACAGAGCCAGCACCGCAGAGGCTGTGAAGAGCAGCGGAGCAGACCTCGGTATTGCTTGGGACGGCGACTTCGACAGATGTTTCTTCTTTGACGAGAATGGCGAGTTTATCGAGGGGTACTACCTCGTCGCTATGCTGGCGGAAGAGATGCTGAAGAGCGACAAAGGGGCAAAGATTGTCCATGACCCAAGGCTGATGTGGAACACTGTGGATGTTGTGAACGCTGCAGGGGGCGAGCCTGTGATGAGCAAGACAGGGCACGCCTTTATCAAAGAGCGCATGAGACTGGAAAACGCTGTATACGGCGGAGAGATGAGTGCGCATCACTATTTCAGAGACTTTGCATACTGCGACAGCGGTATGATACCTTGGCTGCTTGTTGTTTCCCTGCTGAGCAAGAAGGGATGCAGCCTGTCCAGCTTGGTCGAGGGATACATCGCAAAATTCCCATGCAGCGGTGAGATCAACAGCACAGTGGATGATGCAAAAGCTAAGATCAACATGATCGAAGAAAAGTATAAAGACGCTGCTGTGGACGTTGACTATACCGACGGGCTGAGCATGGCTTTCGAAAACTGGCGCTTTAACCTGCGTATGTCAAATACTGAACCTCTTCTCCGCTTAAATGTCGAAAGCAAGGGTGACATAGCCCTGATGGAAGAGAAGCGTGACGAGCTCCTTAAACTGATAAGAAACAATTAA
- a CDS encoding ABC transporter permease: protein MGSLLKQIISYRMFIISSIKSDFKIRTARSKLGFLWIVIHPLVQVLVYALILSNVMAAKLPGIDNKYAYAIYLMAGILGWTMFNEVLMRCVGIFLDNANYVKKLVFPKVVLPIIVAGVSLINMSILLVCTIGIFLLLGFVPGINIFWLPLLLAITLLLAISVGLVLGILNVFVRDVGQIVQVLLQFWFWLTPIVYMRSIIPENLRYVLNFNPLVPIIESFQNVILLNEKPMFVPLAIISAASFALLIFGLFLYKKASPEMVDVL from the coding sequence GTGGGTAGCTTGTTAAAACAGATAATAAGCTATAGAATGTTTATTATCTCATCCATAAAGTCAGACTTTAAGATTAGAACAGCCAGAAGTAAGCTAGGTTTCCTGTGGATAGTGATACACCCTTTGGTTCAGGTTTTGGTATACGCCCTTATACTTTCCAACGTGATGGCTGCCAAGCTCCCCGGGATCGATAATAAGTATGCATATGCCATATATTTGATGGCAGGCATCCTCGGATGGACAATGTTTAACGAAGTCCTGATGCGATGCGTCGGTATATTTCTAGATAATGCCAATTATGTGAAAAAGCTTGTTTTCCCCAAGGTTGTGCTCCCCATAATTGTGGCAGGAGTATCCCTGATAAACATGTCTATTCTGCTCGTTTGCACAATAGGCATATTCCTTCTGCTCGGGTTTGTCCCTGGGATCAACATATTTTGGCTCCCCTTACTGCTCGCAATTACTTTGCTCTTGGCTATCAGCGTGGGACTAGTGCTGGGCATACTTAATGTCTTTGTGCGGGATGTCGGTCAGATTGTACAGGTTTTACTTCAGTTTTGGTTCTGGCTAACTCCGATTGTTTATATGCGATCAATTATCCCAGAAAATTTAAGATACGTTCTCAATTTCAACCCTTTGGTTCCTATCATCGAATCATTTCAGAATGTTATCCTTTTGAATGAAAAGCCGATGTTTGTTCCACTTGCGATCATATCAGCGGCAAGCTTTGCTCTGCTGATTTTTGGACTTTTCCTTTACAAAAAGGCGTCTCCTGAGATGGTGGATGTGCTATGA
- a CDS encoding cupin domain-containing protein, producing the protein MKISKLDDMFKGWFVGNFDPTLLKTNDVEVAVKSYKKGDYEEAHFHKIATEITVIVSGKVKMNGQTYVAGDIIVIEPNESTDFEALEESVNVVVKHPGANDDKYLVES; encoded by the coding sequence ATGAAAATATCTAAACTGGATGATATGTTTAAGGGATGGTTTGTTGGCAATTTTGACCCTACCCTCCTGAAGACAAACGACGTTGAAGTTGCTGTGAAATCATATAAAAAAGGGGACTATGAAGAGGCTCATTTCCACAAGATCGCAACAGAGATCACCGTTATCGTCAGCGGAAAAGTGAAAATGAACGGACAAACATATGTTGCCGGAGATATAATTGTTATAGAACCCAACGAATCTACTGACTTTGAGGCACTGGAAGAAAGTGTTAATGTTGTTGTGAAGCACCCTGGTGCAAATGATGACAAATACCTGGTGGAGAGCTAA
- a CDS encoding HAD family hydrolase, which yields MNKIKAVIFDMDGVLIEAKDWHYEALNKALMLFGMEISRYEHLVTYDGLPTKKKLEMLSMERGLPRGLHKFINDMKQQYTMEIIYSSCKPRFFHEYALSRLKNEGYRMAICSNSIRKTIEVMIQKAALDGYIEFFLSNQDVTKSKPDPEMYTTAIARMGLDPKECMIVEDNENGIKAARASGANVMIVDTVEDVNYQNIKKHLLEFEEEMSNA from the coding sequence ATGAATAAAATAAAAGCAGTAATATTTGATATGGACGGAGTATTGATAGAGGCTAAAGACTGGCACTATGAAGCACTGAACAAGGCATTGATGCTCTTTGGAATGGAGATCAGCCGTTATGAACACCTGGTGACATATGACGGCTTGCCTACAAAGAAGAAGCTCGAAATGCTTAGCATGGAGCGTGGGCTCCCCAGAGGTCTGCACAAGTTTATAAATGACATGAAGCAGCAGTACACCATGGAAATAATATACTCCAGCTGTAAGCCAAGATTCTTTCATGAGTATGCACTTTCAAGGCTCAAAAATGAAGGCTACCGTATGGCAATATGCTCAAACTCAATCAGAAAAACCATCGAGGTTATGATTCAGAAGGCAGCACTGGACGGCTATATAGAGTTCTTCCTTTCTAATCAGGATGTTACAAAGAGCAAGCCAGACCCAGAGATGTATACAACTGCTATTGCGCGAATGGGGCTGGATCCTAAAGAGTGCATGATCGTTGAAGATAATGAAAACGGCATAAAAGCAGCTAGAGCCAGCGGTGCTAATGTCATGATAGTTGACACAGTAGAAGATGTTAACTATCAGAATATTAAAAAACATCTATTAGAATTTGAAGAGGAAATGTCCAATGCTTAA
- a CDS encoding glycosyltransferase family 2 protein produces MVNVLIPMAGAGSRFATAGYEKPKPFIDVDGKPMIVRVLENLNIPDARYILIARKDHLEKEADTVAAIEKEYNAKFIPIDKLTEGTACTVLYAKEEIDNDIPLLIANSDQIVDISIADYYNDCMDRGLDGSILTFVDKYRDPKWSFAKLDEKSLVTEVKEKEAISEYATVGIYLFTKGSDFVNGAVRMIIENDRVNNEFYTCPVYNYIIAKNKKIGIYNIDFEQMHGIGTPEDLEKYLGIIK; encoded by the coding sequence ATGGTTAATGTGCTTATACCTATGGCAGGAGCAGGAAGCCGATTTGCAACAGCAGGATATGAGAAACCTAAACCTTTTATTGATGTAGATGGCAAACCTATGATCGTGCGTGTTCTGGAAAATTTGAATATACCTGATGCACGTTATATTCTTATCGCCAGAAAAGATCATCTAGAGAAGGAAGCCGACACAGTTGCAGCAATTGAAAAAGAGTATAACGCTAAATTTATCCCCATAGATAAGCTGACAGAAGGTACTGCATGCACTGTGCTTTATGCTAAAGAGGAGATAGACAATGACATCCCTCTTTTGATCGCTAATTCAGATCAGATTGTAGACATTTCTATAGCGGATTACTACAACGACTGTATGGATAGGGGGCTTGACGGATCTATCCTTACTTTCGTTGATAAATACAGAGACCCTAAATGGTCATTTGCAAAGCTTGATGAAAAAAGCCTTGTCACTGAAGTAAAAGAGAAAGAAGCTATTTCTGAATATGCAACTGTTGGTATCTATCTCTTCACAAAAGGCTCCGATTTTGTAAACGGCGCAGTTCGTATGATCATAGAGAATGACAGAGTTAATAATGAATTTTACACATGTCCTGTGTATAATTACATTATAGCCAAAAACAAAAAAATAGGCATCTACAACATAGATTTTGAACAAATGCACGGTATAGGCACACCGGAAGATTTAGAAAAATATCTAGGTATTATTAAATGA
- a CDS encoding mannose-1-phosphate guanylyltransferase/mannose-6-phosphate isomerase, translating to MINFLLCGGSGTRLWPISRKNFPKQFCKLIGEQSLFQNTISRNLPNCSRQMIIANKENVFMAMDQIEEAKGTGAGVRYVLEPVGRNTAPAIALGCFYCDPDDVILVTPTDHMIQKLDIYEETLQMAQDAAKAGYIVTFGIMPTAPETGYGYIESEESSEPVRKVVCFKEKPDAKTAQEYVDSGRFYWNSGMFCFTAKVFLEELEKYAPEIYNKSKKAFEASLIEDEVCNVDMDDMLAIPSDSIDYAVMEKSDCVKVIPSSFVWNDVGSYDALETELPSTEDGNTDLDHHISINSKNNMIYSDKVIATVDVEDLIIVDTIDAMLIAKKGSSQKVKDVVNMLNKRGKSDKKYSQLTEIHTTAYRPWGSYTVLEEHPRFKMKRIVVKPGKRLSLQKHHHRSEHWVVVSGSALVTKGSEEIFLKPNESVYINMGEVHRMENQGMIDLVFLEVQVGEYLGEDDIVRLEDDYDRS from the coding sequence ATGATCAATTTTTTACTTTGTGGTGGAAGCGGAACAAGGCTATGGCCTATCTCCAGAAAAAACTTCCCTAAGCAATTCTGCAAGTTAATAGGTGAACAATCTCTGTTTCAGAACACGATATCCAGAAATCTACCTAACTGTTCCAGACAGATGATTATTGCTAATAAAGAAAACGTATTCATGGCTATGGATCAGATAGAAGAAGCAAAGGGGACAGGTGCAGGTGTGCGCTATGTGCTGGAGCCTGTTGGACGAAACACAGCTCCTGCTATCGCTCTGGGCTGTTTCTATTGCGACCCTGACGATGTGATCCTCGTGACACCCACAGACCACATGATCCAGAAGCTGGACATATACGAAGAGACCCTGCAGATGGCGCAGGATGCAGCGAAAGCTGGCTATATTGTTACATTCGGTATAATGCCTACTGCACCAGAAACTGGCTATGGTTACATCGAGAGTGAAGAGAGCAGCGAACCTGTGCGTAAGGTTGTCTGCTTTAAAGAGAAGCCGGATGCAAAAACTGCTCAGGAGTATGTCGACTCCGGCAGATTCTATTGGAACAGCGGTATGTTCTGTTTCACTGCTAAAGTCTTCCTCGAGGAGCTGGAAAAATATGCTCCGGAAATTTATAACAAAAGTAAAAAGGCCTTTGAGGCTAGCTTGATAGAAGACGAAGTATGCAACGTTGACATGGACGACATGCTGGCTATCCCATCAGACAGCATCGACTATGCTGTTATGGAGAAGAGTGACTGTGTGAAGGTCATCCCTTCATCCTTTGTGTGGAATGACGTGGGCAGCTATGACGCTCTGGAGACGGAGCTTCCATCTACAGAAGATGGCAATACCGATCTGGACCATCACATCAGCATCAATTCCAAGAACAACATGATATATTCCGATAAAGTTATCGCCACTGTGGATGTCGAGGATCTGATCATTGTCGACACCATAGACGCTATGCTGATAGCGAAGAAAGGCAGCTCCCAAAAGGTAAAAGATGTAGTAAACATGCTGAACAAGCGTGGAAAATCAGATAAAAAATACTCTCAGCTCACTGAGATACACACCACGGCTTATCGCCCTTGGGGATCCTACACAGTGCTGGAGGAACACCCAAGATTTAAGATGAAGCGCATAGTCGTGAAGCCGGGTAAGAGGCTCTCTCTGCAGAAACACCATCACCGTAGCGAGCACTGGGTTGTTGTCAGCGGCTCTGCTCTGGTGACAAAAGGCTCGGAAGAAATCTTTCTGAAGCCTAATGAGTCTGTATACATCAACATGGGTGAGGTACACCGCATGGAAAACCAAGGCATGATCGACCTTGTATTCCTCGAGGTACAGGTAGGCGAATATCTTGGAGAAGACGACATAGTCAGGCTGGAAGATGACTATGACAGGAGCTAG
- a CDS encoding glycosyltransferase, with the protein MKRILHLYKEFYPVSGGIQQAIKSVVELTPEYEHTILTTSSELDGTESLYGAKVIYCKKLAEIMSTPITFKYISTARKLIKEHDIVCAHYPYPMNELVLLGLKPKKLIYFWHSDIVSQKIAKHAVYPFVRMALKKADKVFISYPEMATNSDVLNAFADKTVVSSYYVDTTQTEASTDDVKAKYGRYMLGIGRLVPYKGFDYMIRAMKDIGDMNLVIVGSGPVQEELDGLITELGLQERVFIVNGVTDDQLKIFCKGCEFFVFPSCLPSEAFGIATLEAMVYGKAVLNTWLHTGVNYVARDGEEAVTVEAKSASALASGANRLGLDVELRDNLGYNAKLRVESFFTKEKRRSALLSEFGD; encoded by the coding sequence TTGAAAAGAATTCTTCATTTATATAAAGAGTTTTATCCTGTCAGCGGAGGTATCCAGCAGGCTATCAAGTCTGTGGTAGAGCTGACTCCTGAATACGAGCATACTATCCTGACCACCAGCAGCGAGCTGGATGGCACAGAATCTCTGTATGGGGCAAAGGTGATCTATTGCAAAAAACTGGCAGAGATCATGTCCACACCAATCACATTCAAATATATCTCCACAGCTAGAAAGCTGATAAAGGAGCACGATATCGTTTGTGCTCACTATCCATACCCCATGAACGAGCTGGTTCTTCTGGGGCTGAAACCTAAAAAATTAATATACTTTTGGCATTCGGACATAGTGTCACAAAAGATCGCGAAGCATGCGGTTTATCCTTTTGTACGTATGGCACTGAAGAAGGCTGACAAGGTGTTCATCAGCTATCCGGAAATGGCAACTAACTCTGATGTGCTAAACGCCTTTGCCGACAAGACTGTCGTCAGCTCCTACTATGTGGACACCACTCAGACCGAAGCGAGCACAGATGATGTAAAAGCGAAATACGGCAGATATATGCTGGGGATCGGACGACTGGTTCCTTACAAGGGCTTTGACTATATGATCAGAGCTATGAAGGATATAGGCGATATGAACCTTGTCATTGTCGGCTCTGGACCTGTGCAGGAAGAGCTGGACGGGCTCATCACAGAGCTGGGGCTTCAGGAGAGGGTCTTTATAGTGAATGGTGTGACAGACGACCAGCTAAAAATATTCTGTAAAGGGTGCGAGTTTTTTGTCTTCCCTTCATGCCTGCCCAGCGAGGCTTTCGGCATAGCGACTCTGGAGGCAATGGTGTATGGCAAGGCTGTGCTGAACACATGGCTGCACACAGGTGTTAACTATGTTGCCAGAGATGGTGAGGAAGCTGTCACAGTCGAGGCGAAATCGGCTTCTGCACTGGCATCTGGGGCAAATCGGCTTGGTTTAGATGTTGAATTAAGAGACAATCTGGGATATAATGCTAAGTTACGTGTGGAAAGTTTTTTCACTAAAGAGAAAAGACGCAGTGCGCTCCTTAGTGAATTTGGAGATTGA